Proteins encoded by one window of Streptomyces sp. ALI-76-A:
- a CDS encoding LuxR C-terminal-related transcriptional regulator: MAPGRSGAYERMTAVAVAALHEREPQRLWPLLATALPDLLGADAVIYKLDDWNENAGTVGVSPGVAAEFGRLDDEALGLLRAGHPFSRHYATGPDRTPVTARQAAGPSWSGSATARLIGDFLDARHVLGIPLPRSAAPVTGCLVYRSGRDFTDDQIRIAEQVQPLLAAVEQQRRLLERWQRLTTGEATPDAADAPDADVSLTPRETTVLLLLADALTAAAMGRRLGISDRTVHKHIANIYRKLGTHDRVSTVLRAQRLGLVPAASGSASSA, from the coding sequence ATGGCACCAGGGCGGAGCGGGGCGTACGAGCGCATGACGGCGGTGGCGGTGGCGGCGCTGCACGAGCGTGAACCCCAGCGGCTGTGGCCCCTGCTCGCGACCGCCCTGCCGGACCTGCTGGGCGCCGACGCCGTGATCTACAAGCTGGACGACTGGAACGAGAACGCGGGCACGGTGGGCGTGTCACCCGGCGTCGCCGCGGAGTTCGGCCGGCTCGACGACGAGGCCCTGGGGCTGCTGCGCGCGGGACACCCGTTCTCGCGGCACTACGCGACCGGGCCGGACCGCACCCCCGTCACCGCGCGGCAGGCGGCCGGACCGTCGTGGTCCGGCAGTGCGACCGCGCGGCTGATCGGCGACTTCCTGGACGCGCGTCACGTCCTCGGAATCCCGCTGCCGCGGTCGGCCGCCCCGGTCACCGGATGCCTCGTCTACCGCTCCGGGCGGGACTTCACCGACGATCAGATCCGGATCGCCGAGCAGGTGCAGCCGCTGCTGGCCGCCGTCGAGCAGCAGCGGCGGCTCCTGGAGCGCTGGCAGCGCCTGACCACTGGGGAGGCCACGCCGGACGCCGCCGACGCACCGGACGCGGACGTCTCGCTGACGCCCCGGGAGACGACCGTGCTGCTCCTGCTGGCCGACGCCCTGACGGCGGCCGCCATGGGCCGCCGTCTGGGCATCTCGGACCGTACGGTGCACAAGCACATCGCGAACATCTACCGCAAGCTCGGCACGCACGACCGCGTCAGCACGGTGCTGCGCGCCCAGCGACTCGGGCTGGTGCCCGCCGCGTCCGGGTCCGCCTCCTCCGCGTGA
- a CDS encoding XdhC/CoxI family protein: protein MLDIAAELHGWAEQGRDFAVATVVAVGGSAPRGPGAALAVDSAGTVIGSVSGGCVEGAVYDLCTRALQDGETVVERFGYSDEDAFAVGLTCGGIIDIMVTPVGAQAPAGPVFRSALAAAARGEATAVARVVRGPAELLGTALVVRPDGSYEGGLGGTAELDRAVAAETRVLLDAGRTGTVELSADGPHCPGGLTLLVESSVPPPRMIVFGAIDFAAALVRAGTFLGYHVTVCDARPVFATRARFPEADEVVVDWPDRYLRGTATDRRTVLCVLTHDAKFDVPLLAQALRMPVAFVGALGSRRTHTDRERRLRDIGLTDRELARLRSPIGLDLGARTPEETAVSIAAEIVAARRGGTGAPLTGSGTPIHRAEPSAARTPAPADTPAGPATQDHAEEADPDAAGTSPSRWARSTVLTRSCVPSLR from the coding sequence ATGCTTGACATCGCCGCCGAGCTGCACGGGTGGGCCGAGCAGGGGCGTGACTTCGCCGTCGCCACCGTGGTGGCCGTCGGCGGCAGCGCCCCGCGCGGACCCGGCGCCGCCCTCGCGGTCGACAGCGCGGGCACGGTGATCGGCTCGGTCTCCGGCGGCTGTGTGGAGGGAGCGGTGTACGACCTGTGCACGCGCGCGCTCCAGGACGGCGAGACGGTCGTCGAGCGCTTCGGCTACAGCGACGAGGACGCGTTCGCGGTGGGCCTGACCTGCGGCGGGATCATCGACATCATGGTCACGCCGGTCGGTGCGCAGGCCCCCGCCGGGCCGGTGTTCCGCTCGGCGCTGGCGGCCGCCGCCCGGGGCGAGGCGACGGCGGTCGCCCGGGTGGTACGCGGTCCCGCGGAACTCCTCGGCACGGCGCTGGTGGTCCGGCCCGACGGGTCGTACGAAGGAGGGCTCGGCGGTACGGCGGAGCTGGACCGTGCGGTGGCGGCCGAGACCCGCGTCCTGCTGGACGCCGGCCGCACCGGCACCGTCGAGCTGTCGGCGGACGGCCCGCACTGTCCCGGCGGGCTGACCCTGCTCGTCGAGTCGAGCGTGCCGCCGCCCCGCATGATCGTCTTCGGTGCGATCGACTTCGCCGCCGCGCTCGTGCGGGCCGGCACGTTCCTCGGCTACCACGTCACGGTGTGCGACGCCCGCCCCGTCTTCGCCACCCGCGCCCGCTTCCCCGAGGCCGACGAGGTCGTGGTCGACTGGCCGGACCGCTATCTGCGCGGCACCGCGACCGACCGGCGCACGGTCCTGTGTGTGCTCACCCACGACGCCAAGTTCGACGTGCCCCTGCTGGCCCAGGCCCTGCGGATGCCGGTCGCGTTCGTCGGCGCACTGGGCTCACGCCGGACGCACACCGACCGCGAGCGCCGACTGCGTGACATCGGGCTGACCGACCGCGAACTGGCCAGGCTGCGGTCCCCGATCGGGCTCGACCTGGGCGCCCGTACGCCCGAGGAGACCGCCGTGTCCATCGCGGCGGAGATCGTCGCGGCCCGGCGCGGCGGGACGGGGGCGCCGCTGACCGGCTCCGGCACGCCGATCCACCGCGCCGAGCCGTCCGCGGCCCGGACACCGGCTCCCGCGGACACGCCGGCGGGCCCGGCGACGCAGGATCACGCGGAGGAGGCGGACCCGGACGCGGCGGGCACCAGCCCGAGTCGCTGGGCGCGCAGCACCGTGCTGACGCGGTCGTGCGTGCCGAGCTTGCGGTAG
- a CDS encoding xanthine dehydrogenase family protein molybdopterin-binding subunit, protein MTTAPTARRNSVGTAHTRVEGRDKITGAARYAGEIPFASLAHGWLVLSTVARGRVRAVEDGPVLAMPGVVAVLHHQNAPRVDIDFVGLLGVPPDPTAAVFQHDRVPHRGWPVALVVADTSEQAREAAEALVVHYDTEPHDVAFGGEHPDAYPVDNHGPAVAEKGDLEGALAASAVVVDAEYTTPEEHHNPMEPHAATARWDGGRLELVDSNQGTTWVASELARMFSLDPAAVRVRSEHVGGGFGSKGLRAHQVAAVMAATTVGRPVRVVMTRRQMFTLAGHRSPTRQRLRLGADADGRLRALEHRSLSATSTVYEFIESAALPARTMYDADAHHTANRVVRLDVPTPTWMRAPGEAPGSFALESAFDELAEKCGLDPIELRARNEPDRGPVSGLPFSGRHLLACFHEGARRFGWADRDPRPGVRRDGRWLLGTGTAAASFPAGAAPSTAAATAHPDGTFTVRINAADIGTGARTALTLVAADALETAPEQVRVRIGDSDLGPAFIAGGSMGTRSWAWAVTAAAAGLRERLALGADLPPEGITVRSDTTEAIGALAQKERHSFGAQFAEVAVDVGTGEVRVRRMLGIFAAGRIVNPLTARGQFIGGMTWGISMALHEEAVRDHAFGGHYGADLAGYHVASHADVPPVEADWIDDPDPDDPVGIKGIGEIGIVGAAAAIANAVWHATGVRHRELPIRPDRVLRAGGHA, encoded by the coding sequence ATGACCACCGCTCCCACGGCCCGCAGGAACTCCGTCGGCACCGCGCACACCCGCGTCGAGGGCCGGGACAAGATCACCGGGGCCGCTCGCTACGCGGGCGAGATCCCGTTCGCCTCACTCGCCCACGGCTGGCTGGTGCTGTCCACCGTCGCCCGGGGCCGCGTCCGCGCGGTGGAGGACGGTCCCGTCCTCGCCATGCCGGGCGTGGTCGCCGTCCTGCACCACCAGAACGCCCCCCGCGTCGACATCGACTTCGTGGGACTGCTGGGCGTCCCGCCGGACCCCACCGCGGCCGTCTTCCAGCACGACCGGGTGCCGCACCGGGGCTGGCCGGTCGCGCTGGTCGTCGCCGACACCTCCGAGCAGGCCCGGGAGGCCGCCGAGGCGCTGGTCGTGCACTACGACACGGAGCCGCACGACGTCGCCTTCGGCGGTGAGCACCCCGACGCGTACCCGGTCGACAACCACGGGCCGGCGGTGGCCGAGAAGGGCGACCTGGAGGGCGCGCTCGCCGCGTCCGCCGTCGTCGTGGACGCCGAGTACACCACCCCCGAGGAACACCACAACCCGATGGAGCCGCACGCGGCGACGGCCCGGTGGGACGGCGGACGCCTCGAACTCGTCGACTCCAACCAGGGCACCACCTGGGTCGCGAGCGAACTGGCCAGGATGTTCTCGCTCGACCCGGCCGCGGTCCGGGTGCGCTCCGAGCACGTCGGCGGCGGCTTCGGCAGCAAGGGCCTCCGCGCCCACCAGGTGGCCGCCGTGATGGCCGCGACCACGGTCGGGCGCCCGGTGCGGGTCGTCATGACCCGCCGTCAGATGTTCACGCTGGCCGGCCACCGCAGTCCCACCCGGCAGCGGCTGCGGCTCGGCGCCGACGCCGACGGACGGCTGCGCGCGCTGGAGCACCGCTCCCTCAGCGCCACCTCGACGGTGTACGAGTTCATCGAGTCGGCCGCCCTGCCCGCCCGCACGATGTACGACGCCGACGCCCACCACACCGCCAACCGGGTCGTACGGCTCGACGTGCCCACCCCGACGTGGATGCGCGCGCCGGGCGAGGCCCCCGGGTCCTTCGCGCTGGAGTCGGCGTTCGACGAACTCGCCGAGAAGTGCGGCCTCGACCCGATCGAGCTGCGCGCCCGCAACGAGCCCGACCGGGGCCCGGTGTCCGGGCTGCCGTTCAGCGGCCGCCATCTCCTCGCCTGCTTCCACGAGGGCGCCCGCAGGTTCGGCTGGGCCGACCGGGATCCGCGTCCCGGTGTGCGCCGCGACGGACGCTGGCTCCTCGGCACCGGTACGGCCGCGGCCTCCTTCCCCGCGGGCGCCGCCCCGTCCACCGCGGCCGCGACCGCTCACCCGGACGGCACCTTCACCGTGCGGATCAACGCCGCCGACATCGGCACCGGCGCCCGCACCGCGCTCACCCTCGTCGCCGCCGACGCGCTGGAGACGGCGCCGGAACAGGTACGGGTACGCATCGGGGACAGCGACCTCGGCCCCGCGTTCATCGCCGGCGGTTCGATGGGCACCCGCTCCTGGGCCTGGGCGGTCACGGCCGCCGCCGCCGGACTGCGGGAGCGGCTCGCCCTCGGAGCCGACCTCCCGCCGGAGGGCATCACCGTACGGTCCGACACCACCGAGGCGATCGGCGCGCTCGCCCAGAAGGAACGGCACTCCTTCGGCGCGCAGTTCGCCGAGGTCGCCGTGGACGTCGGCACCGGTGAGGTGCGGGTGCGCCGCATGCTCGGCATCTTCGCGGCCGGCCGGATCGTCAACCCGCTCACCGCCCGGGGCCAGTTCATCGGCGGCATGACCTGGGGCATCTCCATGGCCCTGCACGAGGAGGCGGTCCGCGACCACGCCTTCGGCGGCCACTACGGCGCCGACCTGGCGGGCTACCACGTCGCCTCCCACGCGGACGTGCCGCCCGTCGAGGCGGACTGGATCGACGACCCGGACCCGGACGACCCGGTCGGCATCAAGGGCATCGGCGAGATCGGCATCGTCGGCGCGGCGGCGGCCATCGCCAACGCGGTCTGGCACGCGACCGGCGTACGCCACCGCGAGCTGCCGATCCGGCCCGACCGCGTCCTGCGGGCGGGCGGACATGCTTGA
- a CDS encoding transposase, translated as MGRIRAGTDIGKGHHHCVVIDEEGRRLLSRRVADDESELLALLGDAARRGERHTQAVLALARRRVNVLGAMLRDQRCHQPTPPVTAAA; from the coding sequence ATGGGCCGCATCCGGGCCGGTACAGACATCGGCAAGGGGCATCACCACTGCGTGGTGATCGACGAGGAGGGCCGGCGGCTGCTGTCCCGGCGCGTCGCCGACGACGAGAGTGAGCTGCTCGCGCTGCTCGGCGATGCAGCGCGCCGAGGGGAACGACACACCCAGGCCGTGCTCGCTCTCGCCCGTCGTCGCGTCAACGTCCTGGGGGCCATGCTCCGTGACCAACGGTGCCACCAGCCCACACCGCCGGTCACGGCTGCGGCTTGA
- a CDS encoding xanthine dehydrogenase family protein subunit M: MREFDYRRAVDVSGALALLDADPDARFLGGGTNLVDLMKTGVERPTRLVDVRELPLDGIEPTDDGGLRIGATVTNGDLAAHPLVRRHYPALAQAVLAGASGQLRNMATVGGNLLQRTRCGYFTDVTKPCNKRVPGSGCPAVQGEHHNHAVLGASQHCVATHPSDMGVALTAFDAVVTYETADGRGESPLGAFYLPVGDTPHRETALPPGALITGVTLPPAPVAARSRYRKVRERASYAFAIGSVAAALDVQDGVVREARLAFGAVASRPWRARAAERVLTGAPADAETFAAAADAELAAAKPLPHNGYKVTLMRNLVVAVLTQLTEEASP, from the coding sequence ATGAGGGAGTTCGACTACCGGCGCGCCGTCGACGTCTCCGGCGCCCTCGCGCTGCTCGACGCCGACCCCGACGCCCGTTTCCTCGGTGGCGGCACCAACCTCGTCGACCTGATGAAGACCGGCGTCGAGCGTCCCACCCGGCTGGTCGACGTCCGCGAACTCCCGCTGGACGGGATCGAGCCGACGGACGACGGCGGCCTGCGCATCGGCGCGACCGTCACCAACGGCGACCTCGCCGCGCATCCCCTGGTCCGCCGCCACTACCCGGCGCTGGCGCAGGCCGTGCTGGCCGGGGCCTCCGGCCAGCTGCGCAACATGGCCACGGTCGGCGGAAACCTGCTCCAGCGCACCCGCTGCGGCTACTTCACCGACGTGACCAAGCCCTGCAACAAGCGTGTCCCGGGCAGCGGTTGCCCCGCCGTCCAGGGCGAGCACCACAACCACGCCGTCCTCGGTGCCTCCCAGCACTGCGTGGCCACGCACCCCTCGGACATGGGCGTCGCACTGACCGCCTTCGACGCGGTCGTCACGTACGAGACGGCCGACGGCCGGGGCGAGTCACCGCTCGGCGCGTTCTATCTGCCGGTGGGTGACACCCCGCACCGGGAGACCGCGCTGCCGCCGGGCGCGCTGATCACCGGCGTCACCCTGCCGCCCGCCCCGGTCGCCGCCCGCTCCCGCTACCGGAAGGTCCGCGAACGGGCCTCGTACGCCTTCGCCATCGGCTCGGTCGCCGCCGCGCTCGACGTCCAGGACGGCGTCGTACGCGAAGCGCGCCTGGCGTTCGGCGCGGTCGCGTCCCGGCCGTGGCGGGCCCGGGCGGCCGAACGCGTCCTGACCGGCGCCCCGGCCGACGCCGAGACCTTCGCCGCCGCGGCGGACGCCGAACTGGCCGCCGCGAAGCCGCTGCCGCACAACGGATACAAGGTGACCCTCATGCGCAACCTCGTGGTGGCCGTGCTGACCCAGCTCACCGAGGAGGCTTCCCCATGA
- a CDS encoding 2Fe-2S iron-sulfur cluster-binding protein, with product MTPAPASTYSAITLQVNGDKHTLSVDHRTTLLDALRERLDLTGTKKGCDQGQCGACTVLLDGRRAVSCLQLAVAAEGREVTTIEGMAEGEQLHPVQQAFLDLDGYQCGYCTPGQICSAVAVIEEHAAGWPSAVTDDVRPEAGPPPLTAEEIRERMSGNLCRCGAYVQIVEAVARAAAVRTEASA from the coding sequence ATGACACCAGCCCCGGCATCGACGTACAGCGCCATCACCTTGCAGGTCAACGGAGACAAGCACACGCTGTCCGTCGACCACCGCACCACCCTGCTCGACGCCCTGCGCGAGCGCCTCGACCTGACCGGCACCAAGAAGGGCTGCGACCAGGGGCAGTGCGGTGCCTGCACCGTACTGCTCGACGGCCGTCGGGCGGTGTCCTGTCTGCAACTGGCCGTGGCCGCCGAAGGGCGGGAGGTCACCACCATCGAGGGCATGGCCGAGGGCGAGCAACTGCACCCGGTGCAGCAGGCGTTCCTCGACCTCGACGGCTACCAGTGCGGCTACTGCACGCCGGGCCAGATCTGTTCGGCCGTCGCGGTGATCGAGGAACACGCGGCGGGCTGGCCGAGCGCCGTCACCGACGACGTCCGGCCCGAGGCCGGGCCGCCACCCCTGACCGCCGAGGAGATCCGGGAACGGATGAGCGGCAACCTGTGCCGCTGCGGCGCGTACGTCCAGATCGTCGAGGCGGTCGCCCGCGCGGCCGCGGTCCGTACGGAGGCGTCCGCATGA
- a CDS encoding TetR/AcrR family transcriptional regulator produces the protein MQQKKNPPLRSDAQRNRERILEVALAELTRSADAPLSAIAKKAGVGQGTFYRNFPNREALVLEIYRHEMQRVADTATLLLRTREPDRALREWMDRFARFAMAKAGLAEAIRNAMSAPGQPAKPGNAPVTEAAELLLRANEEAGTIRPGVTADDFFLAIGGLWQIDPRGDWQPRTARLLDLVMDGLRAGAPGR, from the coding sequence GTGCAGCAGAAGAAGAACCCACCCCTGCGCTCCGACGCGCAACGCAACCGCGAGCGCATCCTGGAAGTGGCGCTGGCCGAACTGACCCGCTCCGCGGACGCCCCGCTCAGTGCGATCGCCAAGAAGGCGGGCGTCGGACAGGGCACGTTCTACCGCAACTTCCCCAACCGCGAGGCGCTGGTCCTGGAGATCTACCGCCACGAGATGCAGCGGGTCGCCGACACCGCGACCCTGCTGCTCCGCACCAGGGAACCCGACCGGGCACTGCGCGAGTGGATGGACCGCTTCGCCCGGTTCGCGATGGCCAAGGCCGGTCTGGCGGAAGCGATCCGGAACGCCATGAGCGCACCGGGGCAGCCGGCGAAACCGGGGAACGCTCCGGTGACGGAGGCCGCCGAACTCCTGCTCCGTGCGAACGAGGAGGCCGGCACGATCCGGCCAGGCGTGACCGCGGACGACTTCTTCCTCGCCATCGGCGGCCTGTGGCAGATCGATCCCCGGGGCGACTGGCAGCCGCGCACGGCCCGGCTCCTGGACCTGGTGATGGACGGCCTGCGCGCCGGAGCCCCCGGACGCTGA
- a CDS encoding cellulase family glycosylhydrolase, translated as MRSARSTTRTHPLARLLAGLAALVGLAVLGALCPAVAHAQATGARATGLHISDGRLLEGNGNDFVMRGVNHAHTWYPNETQSLADIKALGANTVRVVLADGHRWTANSAADVANVVAQCKANRLICVLEVHDTTGYGEEAAAGTLDHAADYWIGLKSVLTGEENYVIINIGNEPWGNTNPAGWTDPTIAAVKKLRGAGFEHTIMVDAPNWGQDWQGVMRANAQAVYDADTTGNLIFSIHMYSVYDTAQEITDYLNAFVNAGLPLVIGEFGGPADQWGDPDEDTMMAAAERLDLGYLAWSWSGNTDPILDLAIGFDPNQLSSWGQRIFHGANGIAQTSREATVFGGGNPGDTQAPTAPGTPAASAVTATSATLTWAAATDNVGVTGYDVVRVTGGSETKVAVSTGSSVTVTGLTAATAYSFAVYARDAAGNRSARSAAVNVTTASGPSGICSVGYRATNEWSGGFQGEIVIRNTGTTAVSGWTLGFTFAGGQTVTNMWGGTATQSGGSVSVTPASYTSTIAANGSVTLGFIGTKGATNPAPTAFTLNGAACATG; from the coding sequence GTGAGATCAGCAAGAAGCACGACGCGCACCCATCCCCTGGCCAGGCTGCTGGCCGGGCTCGCTGCCCTCGTCGGGCTCGCCGTCCTCGGCGCGCTGTGCCCGGCCGTCGCCCACGCCCAGGCGACCGGCGCCCGGGCCACCGGCCTGCACATCAGTGACGGCAGACTGCTAGAAGGCAACGGCAACGACTTCGTCATGCGGGGCGTCAACCACGCCCACACCTGGTATCCGAACGAGACGCAGTCGCTGGCCGACATCAAGGCGCTGGGCGCCAACACCGTCCGCGTCGTCCTCGCCGACGGCCACCGCTGGACCGCGAACAGCGCGGCCGACGTGGCGAACGTCGTCGCCCAGTGCAAGGCCAACCGGCTGATCTGCGTCCTGGAGGTGCACGACACCACCGGGTACGGCGAGGAAGCCGCGGCCGGGACCCTCGACCACGCGGCCGACTACTGGATCGGCCTGAAGAGCGTGCTGACCGGTGAAGAGAACTACGTCATCATCAACATCGGCAACGAGCCGTGGGGCAACACCAACCCGGCCGGCTGGACCGATCCCACCATCGCCGCCGTCAAGAAGCTGCGCGGTGCCGGATTCGAGCACACCATCATGGTGGACGCGCCCAACTGGGGCCAGGACTGGCAGGGCGTCATGCGCGCCAACGCCCAGGCCGTGTACGACGCCGACACCACCGGCAACCTGATCTTCTCGATCCACATGTACAGCGTCTACGACACCGCCCAGGAGATCACCGACTACCTGAACGCCTTCGTCAACGCCGGACTGCCCCTCGTCATCGGCGAGTTCGGCGGGCCCGCCGACCAGTGGGGCGACCCGGACGAGGACACCATGATGGCCGCCGCCGAGCGGCTCGACCTCGGTTACCTCGCCTGGTCGTGGAGCGGCAACACCGACCCGATCCTCGACCTGGCGATCGGCTTCGATCCGAACCAGCTCAGCTCCTGGGGGCAGCGCATCTTCCACGGTGCGAACGGCATCGCCCAGACCTCCCGCGAGGCGACGGTCTTCGGCGGCGGCAACCCGGGGGACACCCAGGCCCCGACGGCCCCCGGCACCCCGGCCGCCTCCGCGGTGACGGCCACGTCCGCCACCCTCACCTGGGCCGCAGCCACCGACAACGTCGGCGTCACCGGCTACGACGTGGTCCGGGTCACCGGCGGCTCGGAGACCAAGGTCGCCGTCTCCACCGGCAGCTCCGTCACGGTGACCGGCCTCACCGCCGCCACCGCGTACAGCTTCGCCGTGTACGCCCGGGACGCGGCCGGGAACCGCTCGGCCCGCTCGGCGGCCGTGAACGTCACCACGGCGAGCGGGCCCAGCGGCATCTGCTCGGTCGGCTACCGCGCCACCAACGAGTGGTCCGGCGGCTTCCAGGGAGAGATCGTCATCCGCAACACCGGCACCACGGCCGTCAGCGGCTGGACGCTCGGCTTCACCTTCGCGGGCGGCCAGACCGTCACCAACATGTGGGGCGGAACCGCCACCCAGAGCGGCGGCTCGGTGAGCGTCACCCCCGCCTCCTACACCTCCACCATCGCCGCGAACGGCTCGGTCACCCTCGGCTTCATCGGCACCAAGGGCGCCACCAACCCGGCCCCCACCGCGTTCACGCTCAACGGCGCGGCCTGCGCGACCGGTTGA
- a CDS encoding alpha-amylase family glycosyl hydrolase — protein sequence MTVILEINTLVWLGELSRRYGRSVTLGDVPDEVWDQVARPGVDTVWLMGVWERSPAGVRIALGDEGLLASFRAALPDLTEADITGSPYCVRDYVVDASLGGPEGLAEARARLAARGLRLLVDFVPNHVAPDHPWLTERPGCLIQGTADDLARAPGAHVEAGGRVYARGRDPYFPPWPDVVQLNAFSDDLRAATVDTLVSIGDQADGVRCDMAMLLMNDVFARTWQDRAGPPPAEDFWPYVVTRVREHHPDLLFVAEAYWDLEAALHRQGFDLCYDKRLYDRLLHEDADAVRGHLRAGLTHQRGLVRFLENHDEPRAAAALPGERGRAATVALATLPGATLWHEGQFEGRRVRLPVFLSRGPQEPVDEALRAFHDRLLPVAAAVRRGEWRQADPRGRPDDDTHRDLLAWTWTHPDARHLVVVNHGDRTARAWVPLGWDGLRGRRHRLTDLLTGRTYDREGDELADQGLFVALEAWHCHVLSVSAADPGTW from the coding sequence ATGACGGTGATCCTCGAGATCAACACCCTGGTGTGGCTCGGTGAGCTGAGCCGACGGTACGGCCGGTCCGTCACCCTCGGCGACGTGCCCGACGAGGTCTGGGACCAGGTCGCACGACCGGGTGTCGACACCGTGTGGCTGATGGGTGTCTGGGAGCGCAGCCCGGCCGGGGTGCGGATCGCCCTCGGGGACGAGGGGCTCCTGGCGTCGTTCCGGGCGGCCCTGCCCGACCTCACCGAGGCGGACATCACCGGATCGCCGTACTGCGTAAGGGACTACGTTGTCGACGCCTCCCTCGGCGGGCCCGAGGGTCTGGCCGAGGCCCGTGCCCGGCTGGCCGCCCGCGGGCTGCGGCTGCTTGTCGACTTCGTGCCCAACCACGTGGCCCCCGACCACCCCTGGCTCACCGAACGCCCCGGCTGCCTGATCCAGGGCACCGCGGACGACCTGGCGCGGGCCCCCGGCGCCCATGTCGAGGCCGGCGGACGGGTCTACGCCCGGGGCCGGGACCCGTACTTCCCGCCCTGGCCGGACGTGGTGCAGCTGAACGCCTTCAGCGACGACCTGCGCGCCGCGACGGTCGACACGCTCGTGTCCATCGGCGACCAGGCGGACGGCGTGCGCTGCGACATGGCGATGCTGCTGATGAACGACGTCTTCGCGAGGACCTGGCAGGACCGCGCGGGCCCGCCGCCCGCCGAGGACTTCTGGCCGTACGTCGTCACGCGCGTCCGCGAGCACCACCCGGACCTGCTGTTCGTCGCGGAAGCGTACTGGGACCTCGAAGCGGCGCTCCACCGGCAGGGTTTCGACCTCTGTTACGACAAACGGCTCTACGACCGTCTGCTCCACGAGGACGCCGACGCCGTCCGCGGCCATCTGCGGGCCGGCCTCACCCACCAGCGGGGCCTGGTCCGCTTCCTGGAGAACCACGACGAGCCGCGGGCCGCCGCCGCCCTGCCGGGAGAGCGGGGACGGGCGGCGACCGTGGCCCTCGCCACGCTGCCCGGCGCGACCCTCTGGCACGAGGGCCAGTTCGAGGGCCGCCGGGTGCGCCTGCCGGTGTTCCTCTCGCGCGGGCCGCAGGAGCCGGTCGACGAGGCGCTGCGCGCGTTCCACGACCGCCTGCTGCCGGTCGCGGCCGCCGTACGCCGGGGCGAGTGGCGGCAGGCGGACCCGAGGGGCCGGCCGGACGACGACACCCACCGCGACCTGCTGGCCTGGACCTGGACGCACCCGGACGCCCGCCACCTGGTCGTCGTCAACCACGGCGACCGCACCGCCCGGGCGTGGGTGCCGCTCGGCTGGGACGGCCTGCGAGGCCGACGGCACCGCCTGACCGACCTGCTCACCGGGCGGACGTACGACCGTGAGGGTGACGAACTGGCCGACCAGGGGCTGTTCGTGGCCCTGGAAGCCTGGCACTGCCACGTCTTGTCCGTCTCGGCCGCCGACCCGGGGACCTGGTGA